The Zymobacter palmae DNA window GGAATAGGCAATGGACTCAACATTGTCGTTGATCTGAGTACCCGTACCGTGGGCATTGATCAGCGCGATATCGTCGTGATGCAGGCCCGCGCTGAGAAGGGCGCGTTCGACCGTATTAATAACGTTCTGGCCGGACGGATCGGGGGCCACTGCATTGACGGCATCATTGGCGGCGCCTGTCCCGACGATAAAGCCGTAGGGCTGCGCACCACGGGCCTGCGCGTGCGCTTTTGATTCCAGCACAATGAAGGCCGCCCCTTCGCCCAGTACGGTACCGCTGTGGTTGCGGTCAAAGGCATACAGTCCGTCGGGTGACAGCGTGCCTAATCGCGAATGACCGAGCCGCTTTCCTTCCGACAGAATGTCTGCGCCACCGCAGATACACAGATCAGCCGCGCCGTCGCGGATAAGTGACATCCCCACTTGAATCGCATCCGCTCCCGCCGAGCAGGCCGTGGACACCACGACGGGAGGGCGCTTGAAGCCAAGCGAGCGTGCCGCTGCATTGGCCCAATCCGACAGCGACTCAGTGTTGGTATCGTCCAGATGATGGGCATAGCTTGTGCCCAGCACCGACATTAGCTGAGGTGCATCGGCCGCAATGCCAGCATCGTTCAGCGCCATTTTCAGCGTCGAACAGGTCAGCGTGTGCTGGCGTTCTGCTAACGGCATGTCCAACGGTAGGTG harbors:
- a CDS encoding beta-ketoacyl synthase N-terminal-like domain-containing protein, with protein sequence MVNDSPAIWVTGMAWSTGLGADLKTVWEALLAGASAIDHVPTEHDLRSDLAVALPHLPLDMPLAERQHTLTCSTLKMALNDAGIAADAPQLMSVLGTSYAHHLDDTNTESLSDWANAAARSLGFKRPPVVVSTACSAGADAIQVGMSLIRDGAADLCICGGADILSEGKRLGHSRLGTLSPDGLYAFDRNHSGTVLGEGAAFIVLESKAHAQARGAQPYGFIVGTGAANDAVNAVAPDPSGQNVINTVERALLSAGLHHDDIALINAHGTGTQINDNVESIAYSSLFASNAHPPVLFATKGALGHTLGATGAIEAIVVLLALNHHCAPPVYALQQPLDVLKLPIPIHTPMVVGKGYGISVTLGFGGFDTCLVLQGAQRSLS